The following proteins are encoded in a genomic region of Leifsonia psychrotolerans:
- a CDS encoding thioredoxin domain-containing protein, with translation MPNRLAAAISPYLRSHADNPVDWHEWGAEAFAEARARDLPVLVSIGYSTCHWCHVMNRESFSDPALASVLNKNFVSIKVDREEHPDVDTSFLAAAGAFTRNLGWPLTVFVTPDGQAFYAGTYFPPQPAQGLPSFMQVLDAVTDAWTQRRDDVTESAARVAQALADIAALPEASRSGTLAEPVEIEQALTQLVAQEDTRSGGFGGAPKFPMAPTLGFLLDDPRPSAQALALRTLKRMGASPLRDPVEGGFFRYAVQRDWSEPHYERMLSDNAQLLALYTRAWQRTNERWARIVVDGLVDFLTTVLRLPSGGFASAQDSESIVNGVRVEGGYYALELDDRRAERAPALDEKVLTGFNGLAISALARAGFAGENDRACVSARQAADYLLAHHVRADGTLVRVSVDARISAAPATLEDYGMFARALLDLALVTGDVGYAKGARRLIDSTLSPASDSADAEDRESATALRFRPPGGGDPVLEGQGLAFTANPSDGAYPSGLTAIADAAHQLFLLTAETRYRDAARSALSGIVSRALAQPLAFGATLRLINALTEPAVQLVVVSPDVLSSDDSGSADPSGLRAAARRYPANLVTCVTESQARAFAEAGFALFDSRATRSGRVTAYLCRDFVCRLPVTDSAQLERN, from the coding sequence CGTCTCGCTGCTGCGATCAGCCCCTATCTGCGTTCGCATGCCGACAATCCCGTCGACTGGCATGAGTGGGGTGCCGAGGCCTTCGCCGAAGCTCGGGCACGCGATCTGCCGGTGCTCGTGTCAATCGGCTATTCCACCTGTCACTGGTGCCACGTGATGAACAGAGAATCGTTCAGTGACCCGGCGCTCGCGAGTGTCCTGAACAAGAATTTCGTCAGCATCAAAGTCGATCGGGAAGAGCACCCCGACGTCGACACCAGTTTTCTCGCCGCGGCCGGTGCATTCACCCGAAACCTCGGCTGGCCGCTCACCGTGTTCGTCACGCCCGACGGGCAGGCCTTCTACGCCGGCACCTACTTTCCGCCGCAGCCGGCACAGGGGCTCCCGTCCTTCATGCAGGTGCTTGATGCCGTCACGGATGCCTGGACCCAGCGCCGCGACGACGTCACCGAATCTGCGGCGCGCGTGGCTCAGGCCCTCGCCGACATCGCCGCGCTGCCAGAGGCCTCGAGGTCGGGGACACTGGCCGAGCCGGTCGAGATCGAGCAGGCACTGACACAGCTCGTGGCTCAGGAAGATACGCGCTCTGGCGGTTTCGGTGGCGCGCCGAAGTTTCCGATGGCGCCGACGCTCGGCTTTCTGCTCGATGACCCTCGACCGTCCGCACAGGCGCTGGCGCTGCGCACCCTCAAAAGGATGGGTGCCTCCCCACTGCGCGATCCGGTCGAAGGCGGCTTCTTTCGTTACGCCGTGCAGCGCGACTGGTCGGAACCGCACTACGAGCGCATGCTCTCCGACAATGCCCAGTTGCTCGCCCTGTATACCCGGGCGTGGCAACGCACGAACGAGCGGTGGGCACGCATCGTCGTCGACGGGCTTGTCGATTTTCTCACCACCGTGTTGCGCCTTCCGAGTGGCGGCTTCGCCAGCGCCCAGGATTCCGAAAGCATCGTCAATGGTGTGCGCGTCGAAGGCGGCTATTACGCGCTCGAGCTCGATGACCGCAGGGCCGAGCGCGCACCGGCCCTCGATGAAAAGGTGCTCACCGGATTCAACGGCCTGGCGATCTCGGCGCTGGCACGCGCCGGGTTCGCGGGAGAGAACGACCGCGCGTGTGTGAGTGCACGTCAGGCGGCGGACTACCTCCTGGCCCATCATGTGCGGGCCGACGGTACCCTCGTGCGTGTGAGCGTCGACGCGCGCATCTCGGCGGCGCCGGCCACGCTGGAAGATTATGGGATGTTCGCCCGGGCGCTCCTCGATCTGGCACTGGTCACCGGCGACGTCGGCTACGCCAAAGGCGCCCGCCGACTCATCGACAGCACTCTCTCGCCGGCATCCGACAGCGCCGATGCCGAGGATCGCGAGTCGGCCACAGCCCTGCGGTTCCGCCCACCGGGCGGCGGAGACCCGGTTTTGGAAGGCCAGGGGCTCGCCTTCACCGCCAATCCCTCTGACGGCGCCTACCCCTCAGGGCTGACGGCGATTGCCGACGCCGCCCATCAGCTTTTTCTACTCACGGCCGAGACTCGGTATCGAGACGCGGCTCGTTCGGCGCTGTCGGGCATCGTCTCCCGTGCGCTGGCACAACCCCTCGCCTTCGGAGCTACGCTTCGCCTGATCAACGCGCTCACCGAGCCCGCCGTACAGCTCGTCGTCGTCTCACCCGATGTCCTGTCATCCGACGATTCGGGTTCCGCCGATCCCAGTGGTCTGCGCGCAGCGGCCCGCAGATATCCGGCCAATCTGGTCACCTGCGTCACCGAGAGCCAAGCTCGAGCATTTGCCGAGGCAGGCTTCGCGCTGTTCGATTCGCGCGCAACGCGCAGTGGCCGGGTGACCGCTTACCTCTGCCGAGACTTCGTCTGCCGTCTGCCGGTCACAGATTCAGCACAACTCGAGCGCAATTAG